GGTCCGGGATAAGCTCGCCCAGGGACACCCGACCCCGCTCGAGCAGGACCGTCTCCAACTCCTCCATCCGGTCGGCGATGGTGACCTTCTCCTCGGCCAGGAAGCCCTCGTCCATGGCGGTCGGGATCAGGCGGCCGTAGGCCTCGACCAGGAGGTTCAGGTCCTCGGAGGATTCCAGGGGTCGGCGGAGGGCGACGAAATCCGCCGGCGCGCCGCGCGGGAAGAGCTCGAGCTGGGAGGCCTCCATCTCCCTCAAGGTCGCGGCCAGGTCCTTGAAGCGCTTGTAGAGGGCGATCTGTTCCAGGAGATCCGAGGCGGCGTCCCGGCCATCGCCGATTTCGCCGGGTGGCCGGGGGAAGAGGAGACGGGCCTTCAGCTCCACCAGCGTCGCGGCCATGACCAGGAACTCGCCCGCCAGGTCCAGCTCCAGCTCGCCCGCCCG
This region of bacterium genomic DNA includes:
- a CDS encoding segregation/condensation protein A, which gives rise to MPVGFKVELPVYEGPMELLVELVERQELELAQVDVALVCDEFLAYVSRAGELELDLAGEFLVMAATLVELKARLLFPRPPGEIGDGRDAASDLLEQIALYKRFKDLAATLREMEASQLELFPRGAPADFVALRRPLESSEDLNLLVEAYGRLIPTAMDEGFLAEEKVTIADRMEELETVLLERGRVSLGELIPDRRRREHVVVTFLALLELVRLKKVRLAQAEPYLSLWIFPPDEAPS